In Nocardia sp. NBC_00403, one DNA window encodes the following:
- a CDS encoding helix-turn-helix transcriptional regulator, translated as MSLDRRAELGEFLRSRRARLRPEEVGLPGYGSRRRVPGLRREELAMLAGVSVDHYVRLEQGRTLHFSESVLDAVAQALRLNQVEREHLYRLARPWSGEEPPGEQRVRPGLRRLLDAAGDVPAYVVGRGTNVLAWNPLAAALITDFGALPPRERNLARLIFLDEGMRELYEDWPAKAADVVAYLRLDAARNPGDKGIGTLLAELGDIPEFRRHWDEHELRDKTHGRYVYLHPVVGRLDLGFETLRLPDDPDQALVMHTTEAESASATALQLLATWRESSTHSRLR; from the coding sequence GTGAGTCTGGATCGACGCGCCGAACTCGGCGAATTCCTGCGTTCCCGGCGGGCGCGCCTGCGTCCTGAGGAGGTCGGGCTGCCCGGCTACGGTAGCCGCCGCCGGGTGCCCGGCCTGCGCCGCGAAGAACTGGCGATGCTGGCCGGCGTGAGTGTCGATCACTATGTGCGCCTGGAACAGGGCCGCACACTGCACTTTTCGGAGTCGGTACTGGACGCGGTGGCCCAGGCGCTGCGGCTGAACCAGGTGGAACGCGAACATCTGTACCGGCTGGCGCGGCCGTGGTCGGGCGAAGAACCACCCGGCGAGCAGCGGGTGCGCCCCGGTCTGCGCAGACTGCTCGACGCCGCGGGCGACGTGCCCGCGTATGTGGTCGGCCGCGGCACCAACGTGCTGGCCTGGAATCCGCTTGCCGCGGCACTCATCACCGACTTCGGCGCGCTACCGCCCCGCGAACGCAACCTGGCCCGACTGATCTTCCTCGACGAGGGTATGCGCGAGCTCTACGAGGATTGGCCCGCCAAGGCCGCCGACGTCGTTGCCTACCTGCGGTTGGACGCGGCCCGCAATCCCGGCGACAAGGGCATCGGCACCCTGCTCGCGGAGCTCGGCGACATCCCTGAGTTCCGCAGACATTGGGACGAGCACGAGCTCCGGGACAAAACCCACGGCCGCTACGTCTATCTGCACCCGGTGGTCGGCAGGCTGGATCTCGGTTTCGAAACGCTACGTCTGCCCGACGACCCGGATCAAGCCCTCGTCATGCACACCACCGAGGCGGAATCGGCCAGCGCGACAGCGTTGCAGCTGTTGGCGACGTGGCGGGAGAGCTCCACGCATTCCCGCCTGCGATGA
- a CDS encoding putative quinol monooxygenase — protein MNLHVVAEFRAAAGLEDRLRTALEAMIEPSLAEPGCLGYQPYTDPNDVGRMVLVEEWTGSDALDEHFTTPHFFHVRDVLAEILAEPMVIKRLVTA, from the coding sequence ATGAACCTGCACGTTGTCGCCGAATTCCGTGCCGCAGCCGGACTAGAGGACCGGCTGCGCACCGCCCTGGAAGCAATGATCGAGCCGTCGCTCGCCGAACCCGGCTGCCTCGGTTACCAGCCCTACACCGACCCCAACGATGTCGGCAGGATGGTTCTCGTCGAGGAATGGACCGGCTCCGATGCCCTCGACGAGCACTTCACCACACCGCATTTCTTCCACGTGCGCGACGTGCTCGCCGAAATCCTCGCCGAGCCGATGGTCATCAAGCGCCTCGTCACCGCCTGA
- the hisD gene encoding histidinol dehydrogenase, which produces MTSRIELARVDLRGRTPSAAELRTALPRGGVDVDSVLHQVRPVVEAIRDRGVSAALEFSEIFDGVIPPGVRVPAAELDAALGNLDPAVRAALEVAIERTRTVHADQRRTDTTTEVVPGGTVTERWVPVERVGLYVPGGNAVYPSSVVMNVVPAQAAGVESLVVASPPQEQFGGLPHPTILAAAKLLGVEEVWAVGGAQAVALLTYGGNDTDGVQLEPVDLITGPGNIYVTAAKRLCRGLVGIDAEAGPTEIAILADATADPVHVAADLISQAEHDVLAASVLVTDSAELADAVDAALSTQMTVVKHAHRVAEALRGKQSGTVLVDDIEQGLRVVNAYAAEHLEIQTADAAAVAARVRSAGAIFVGAYAPVSLGDYCAGSNHVLPTAGCARHSSGLSVQTFLRGIHVVEYTETALKDVAGHVVALANAEDLPAHGQAVQARFEALA; this is translated from the coding sequence ATGACAAGCCGCATCGAGCTCGCCCGCGTTGATCTGCGCGGTCGCACTCCCTCCGCTGCCGAGCTGCGCACCGCGCTGCCGCGCGGAGGGGTCGACGTCGACTCGGTATTGCATCAGGTGCGGCCGGTGGTCGAGGCCATCCGTGACCGCGGTGTCTCGGCGGCGCTGGAATTCAGCGAGATATTCGACGGCGTGATCCCGCCCGGCGTCCGGGTGCCCGCCGCCGAGCTCGACGCCGCGCTCGGAAACCTCGATCCGGCCGTGCGGGCCGCGCTCGAGGTCGCCATCGAACGCACCCGCACGGTGCACGCGGACCAGCGCCGCACCGACACCACCACCGAGGTCGTGCCGGGCGGCACCGTGACCGAGCGCTGGGTGCCGGTCGAGCGGGTCGGCCTGTATGTGCCGGGCGGCAATGCCGTTTACCCGTCCAGCGTCGTGATGAACGTGGTGCCCGCGCAGGCGGCGGGGGTCGAATCCCTTGTCGTCGCCTCACCGCCGCAGGAACAGTTCGGTGGACTGCCGCACCCGACCATCCTGGCGGCCGCGAAGCTGCTCGGTGTCGAGGAAGTGTGGGCCGTCGGCGGTGCACAGGCCGTCGCGCTGCTGACCTACGGCGGCAACGACACCGACGGCGTCCAGTTGGAGCCGGTCGACCTGATCACCGGCCCCGGCAATATCTACGTCACCGCGGCCAAGCGGTTGTGCCGCGGCCTGGTCGGGATCGATGCCGAGGCGGGCCCGACCGAGATCGCGATCCTGGCCGACGCCACCGCCGATCCGGTGCACGTGGCCGCCGATCTGATCAGCCAGGCCGAGCACGATGTGCTGGCGGCCAGCGTCCTCGTCACCGACAGCGCCGAGCTGGCCGACGCCGTCGATGCCGCGCTCAGCACGCAGATGACGGTGGTCAAGCACGCGCACCGCGTCGCGGAGGCGTTGCGGGGCAAGCAGTCCGGCACCGTGCTCGTCGACGATATCGAGCAGGGCTTGCGCGTGGTGAATGCCTATGCGGCAGAACACCTCGAGATCCAGACCGCCGACGCTGCCGCCGTCGCGGCACGCGTGCGCAGTGCCGGAGCGATTTTCGTCGGCGCGTACGCGCCGGTCAGTCTCGGCGACTATTGCGCGGGCTCCAACCACGTGCTGCCGACGGCTGGATGTGCCAGGCACTCTTCGGGTTTGAGCGTGCAGACCTTCCTGCGCGGCATCCACGTCGTCGAATACACCGAGACGGCGTTGAAGGATGTGGCCGGTCATGTGGTCGCGCTGGCCAATGCCGAGGATCTGCCCGCACACGGTCAGGCCGTGCAGGCGCGATTCGAGGCGCTGGCATGA
- a CDS encoding histidinol-phosphate transaminase yields the protein MTPDITLPGSRVSLEDLPLRENLRGKKPYGAPQLTVPVQLNTNENPHPPSRALIDDVAESIRAAAADLHRYPDRDAVALRSDLAAYLRGQTGVAVDTANVWAANGSNEILQQLLQAFGGPGRSALGFVPSYSMHPIIAEGIDTEWIEAKRNADFALDIDYALTAIVERSPNVVFVTSPNNPTGHSIPQDDLARILDAAPGIVVVDEAYGEFSAAPSAIGLIDRYPTKLVVTRTMSKAFAFAGGRLGYLVAAPAVIDAMLLVRLPYHLSVVTQAAACAALRHADETLASVAELAAQRDRVAAALRDLGFDVVPSDANFLLFGRFTDAAKTWQRYLDEGVLIRDVGIPGYLRTTIGLAAENDELLRVSAMVVGTDLTPR from the coding sequence ATGACACCGGACATCACCCTGCCCGGTTCCCGAGTGAGCCTGGAGGACCTGCCGCTGCGCGAGAACCTGCGCGGCAAGAAGCCTTACGGCGCACCGCAGTTGACGGTGCCCGTGCAGCTGAACACCAATGAGAACCCGCACCCGCCGAGCCGGGCGCTCATCGACGACGTCGCCGAATCCATTCGCGCCGCGGCCGCCGACCTGCACCGCTACCCGGACCGGGATGCGGTGGCATTGCGGTCGGATCTGGCCGCATATCTCCGCGGCCAGACCGGTGTCGCGGTGGACACGGCCAACGTCTGGGCGGCCAACGGCTCCAATGAGATCCTGCAGCAGCTGCTGCAGGCCTTCGGCGGGCCGGGCCGCAGCGCACTGGGTTTCGTGCCGTCGTACTCGATGCACCCGATCATCGCCGAGGGCATCGACACCGAATGGATCGAGGCCAAGCGCAACGCGGACTTCGCTCTCGACATCGACTACGCACTGACCGCCATCGTCGAACGCTCGCCGAACGTGGTGTTCGTGACCAGCCCGAACAACCCCACCGGCCACAGCATTCCGCAGGACGATCTGGCACGGATCCTCGATGCGGCGCCCGGCATCGTGGTGGTCGACGAGGCGTACGGCGAGTTCTCTGCCGCGCCCAGCGCGATCGGCCTGATCGACCGGTATCCCACCAAACTCGTGGTGACCAGGACGATGAGCAAGGCGTTCGCTTTCGCGGGCGGCAGGCTCGGCTACCTGGTCGCCGCGCCCGCGGTGATCGACGCGATGCTGCTGGTGCGGCTGCCCTACCACCTGTCGGTGGTGACCCAGGCCGCCGCGTGCGCGGCACTGCGGCATGCCGACGAAACCCTCGCCAGCGTTGCCGAATTGGCGGCCCAGCGTGACCGAGTCGCGGCGGCCCTGCGCGACCTCGGTTTCGACGTGGTCCCCAGCGACGCCAACTTCCTGCTGTTCGGCCGGTTCACCGATGCCGCGAAGACCTGGCAGCGCTACTTGGACGAGGGCGTGCTGATCCGCGATGTCGGCATCCCCGGCTATCTGCGCACCACGATCGGTCTGGCCGCGGAGAACGACGAACTGCTGCGCGTCAGCGCCATGGTGGTCGGCACCGACCTGACGCCCCGATGA
- a CDS encoding serine/threonine-protein kinase encodes MIAEHYRLVERIGSGGTGVVWRAMDERLQRSVAVKQIHIQPSLPPADRDVMRQRAIREARNAARFQHPNAIVVFDITEHDGDPCLVMEYMNSRSLAAVISAQGMLALPQVSRMGEQVASALIAAHQAGIVHRDVKPGNILLDDHGTVKITDFGISRATGDVTLTETGLICGTAAYLAPECARGADPTPASDVFALGATLFHALEGEPPYGSSANPLAVLYAAANGQVSEPRHAGPATDFLLQLLSPEPEDRPTMRAAHDHLAALADSGSTPVPAGFIPASEAFGRRRVGEPESATRALRPSVNASTQYPPTERQARPAPPPRNTRQPNTAAHPRTASHPRTTTQPRPVPRKSGGKRKAVLIGASVGGLVTVVALLIGALSQGGGGTPSGQASPPSSSVSSGASSTTAAGTPGQTKSVGPADSRQSIDQVVDFYNNLTYLRFAAAWKQLTPAAQRVYGSQPAFQDYWTQNRVTGFNTVDAADGGTGTNPDGSVEVNVASVTYAGQNRSVTLRLINSGSGAPLIDSNTKTTG; translated from the coding sequence TTGATCGCGGAACACTACCGCCTGGTCGAGCGGATTGGTAGCGGCGGCACAGGTGTCGTCTGGCGTGCCATGGACGAACGGCTGCAGCGCTCGGTAGCGGTCAAGCAGATCCACATCCAGCCCAGCCTGCCTCCGGCGGACCGCGACGTCATGCGACAGCGAGCAATCCGCGAGGCGCGCAATGCGGCCCGATTCCAGCATCCGAACGCCATCGTGGTGTTCGACATCACCGAGCACGATGGCGACCCGTGTCTGGTGATGGAATACATGAATTCGCGCAGCCTGGCCGCGGTGATCTCCGCGCAGGGCATGCTGGCGCTGCCACAGGTCTCGCGGATGGGCGAGCAGGTGGCCTCGGCGCTGATCGCGGCGCATCAGGCGGGCATCGTGCACCGCGATGTCAAGCCGGGCAATATCCTGCTCGACGACCACGGCACGGTGAAGATCACCGATTTCGGCATCTCGCGTGCCACCGGTGACGTCACGCTCACCGAGACCGGCTTGATCTGCGGGACCGCCGCCTATCTCGCCCCGGAATGCGCCCGCGGCGCCGATCCCACCCCGGCCTCGGACGTATTCGCCTTGGGCGCAACCCTTTTCCACGCGCTGGAGGGTGAGCCGCCCTACGGTTCCAGCGCCAACCCGCTCGCGGTGCTGTACGCGGCCGCCAACGGCCAGGTGAGCGAGCCGCGGCACGCGGGCCCGGCCACCGATTTCCTGCTGCAGCTGCTGAGTCCGGAACCCGAGGACCGGCCCACCATGCGGGCCGCGCACGACCATCTCGCCGCGCTCGCGGACTCCGGTTCTACGCCGGTGCCCGCCGGATTCATTCCTGCCAGTGAGGCTTTCGGCAGGCGAAGGGTCGGTGAGCCCGAATCGGCCACCCGCGCGCTGCGCCCGTCGGTCAACGCGTCGACGCAGTATCCGCCCACCGAACGGCAAGCACGTCCGGCGCCGCCGCCACGAAACACCAGGCAGCCCAACACTGCCGCGCATCCGCGCACCGCGTCACATCCGCGCACGACAACGCAGCCGAGACCGGTGCCGCGCAAGTCGGGCGGCAAGCGCAAGGCGGTGCTGATCGGCGCGTCGGTGGGTGGGTTGGTCACGGTGGTCGCGCTCCTGATCGGCGCACTGTCCCAGGGCGGTGGCGGCACACCGTCGGGGCAGGCAAGCCCGCCGTCGTCCTCCGTGTCATCGGGCGCCAGTTCCACGACCGCTGCCGGCACGCCGGGGCAGACGAAGAGCGTCGGCCCGGCAGACTCACGGCAATCCATCGATCAAGTGGTGGACTTCTACAACAACCTCACCTATCTGAGGTTCGCGGCGGCATGGAAACAGTTGACTCCCGCCGCCCAGCGGGTTTACGGCAGTCAGCCGGCTTTCCAGGATTACTGGACGCAGAATCGGGTCACGGGCTTCAACACTGTTGATGCGGCCGATGGTGGTACCGGCACCAACCCAGACGGTTCGGTGGAAGTCAATGTGGCCAGCGTGACCTATGCGGGCCAGAACAGGTCGGTGACGCTGCGGTTGATCAACTCTGGCAGCGGGGCCCCACTCATCGACAGCAACACCAAAACAACAGGCTGA
- the hisH gene encoding imidazole glycerol phosphate synthase subunit HisH, producing MTKRSVVLLDYGSGNLHSAERALVRAGAQVEVTADPEAALTADGLVVPGVGAYAACMAGLREVRGERIIGQRLAGGRPVLGICVGMQILFERGVEFGVETEGCAEWPGVVERLSAPVLPHMGWNTVSAPRDSTLFAGMDADTRFYFVHSYAAQTWDLPPSEHFASPKLTWAEHGVPFLAAVENGPLAATQFHPEKSGDAGAQLLRNWVDSL from the coding sequence GTGACCAAGAGATCCGTTGTCCTACTCGACTACGGTTCGGGCAACCTGCACTCCGCCGAGCGCGCCCTGGTGCGTGCGGGCGCGCAGGTCGAGGTCACCGCGGACCCGGAGGCCGCGCTCACCGCGGACGGTCTGGTCGTCCCCGGTGTCGGCGCCTACGCCGCCTGCATGGCGGGGCTGCGAGAGGTGCGCGGCGAGCGCATTATCGGCCAGCGCCTCGCCGGCGGTCGCCCGGTGCTCGGCATCTGCGTCGGCATGCAGATCCTGTTCGAGCGCGGCGTCGAATTCGGCGTCGAAACCGAGGGCTGCGCCGAATGGCCCGGTGTCGTCGAACGCCTGTCGGCCCCGGTCCTGCCGCACATGGGCTGGAACACTGTCTCCGCGCCGCGCGACAGCACCCTCTTTGCGGGTATGGACGCCGACACCCGCTTCTACTTTGTCCACTCCTATGCCGCCCAAACCTGGGACCTCCCGCCGAGCGAACATTTCGCCTCGCCCAAACTCACCTGGGCCGAGCACGGCGTGCCGTTTCTGGCGGCCGTCGAAAACGGACCACTCGCGGCGACCCAGTTCCATCCCGAGAAGTCCGGTGACGCGGGTGCACAGCTGCTGCGCAACTGGGTGGACTCGCTGTAG
- a CDS encoding nuclear transport factor 2 family protein: MNKIRIALAVAALPLAVLAAACTTKATATDDKPTQRELRELVDRNQITALVDQLGRALDEGRFDDFRGIYTTEATAKTPGGKAEGRDALIAQASRNHSDGKRIQHFISNVMIDLEGETAGVRANLIATFAPAPTDAKTPPQPQYTLGEIYRFDAVRTGEGWRLSRVETTPIWSTGTRP, translated from the coding sequence ATGAACAAGATCCGTATCGCCTTGGCCGTTGCCGCCCTTCCGCTGGCCGTGCTCGCCGCCGCCTGCACGACGAAAGCCACGGCAACCGACGACAAGCCGACACAGCGTGAGCTGCGAGAACTGGTGGACCGCAACCAGATCACCGCCCTGGTCGACCAACTGGGCCGAGCCCTGGACGAGGGCCGCTTCGACGACTTCCGCGGGATCTACACCACCGAGGCCACCGCGAAGACTCCCGGCGGCAAGGCCGAAGGCCGGGACGCGCTGATCGCGCAGGCCAGCCGAAACCACTCCGACGGCAAGCGGATTCAGCACTTCATCAGCAATGTGATGATCGACCTCGAGGGCGAGACCGCAGGCGTCCGAGCCAACCTCATCGCCACCTTCGCCCCCGCACCCACCGATGCGAAGACCCCACCGCAGCCGCAGTACACCCTCGGCGAGATCTACCGTTTCGACGCGGTCCGCACCGGCGAGGGCTGGCGGCTGTCACGGGTGGAGACCACGCCCATCTGGTCTACCGGCACCCGCCCGTAA
- a CDS encoding MarR family winged helix-turn-helix transcriptional regulator, producing MDIAHEGAPRRLRALPTRLVNQVAIVADRAAERALETTGSRRHHYALLVALREFGPASQADLGRRTRIDRSDIVAALNDLAERGFVERSPDPADRRRNTVTLTAAGARHLAELDQRLDGAQDELLAALSSPERAELVRLLTKILDDHARG from the coding sequence ATGGACATCGCTCACGAAGGTGCACCGCGCAGGCTGCGCGCCCTCCCGACCAGGCTGGTCAACCAGGTGGCCATCGTGGCCGACCGGGCGGCCGAGCGGGCCTTGGAAACCACGGGATCGCGCCGCCACCACTACGCCCTGCTCGTCGCCCTGCGGGAATTCGGCCCGGCCAGTCAGGCCGATCTGGGCAGACGGACCCGCATTGATCGCAGCGACATCGTCGCCGCGCTCAACGACCTGGCCGAGCGTGGATTCGTCGAGCGCAGCCCGGATCCCGCCGACCGCCGCCGGAATACAGTCACCCTCACCGCAGCGGGCGCTCGTCATCTTGCGGAGCTGGATCAGCGACTCGACGGTGCCCAGGATGAACTCCTCGCCGCTCTTTCGAGCCCAGAGCGTGCTGAGTTGGTCCGTCTGCTGACCAAGATCCTCGACGATCACGCGCGCGGGTGA
- a CDS encoding aldo/keto reductase — protein sequence MNTTRPFGDTGMNLTPLGFGTWVIAGSGWQYSWGATDDADSIAAIRHAIGAGLNWIDTAPAYGLGHAEDLVGSALADIPEAERPYLFTKTGLIWSEGDDRTGPPRRIMRPDTVRAELEASLRRLRVDHIDLYQVHWPDTGAVFVYGAEGAAAGPATPLAEYWQVMADLKKEGKVRAIGLSNHDAAQLEVAESIAHVDAIQPPFSAINRSAAPEIAWAQQHGTGVIVYSPLQSGLLTGAFTAERARALGADDWRSSHPDFTTGLTANLALVAALRPIAARHGVGVAEVALAWATAWPGVTGAIVGARNIAQIDGWIGARELTLTPAELQEVATAITTTGAGTGPAQA from the coding sequence ATGAACACCACTCGGCCCTTCGGCGATACGGGCATGAACCTCACTCCGCTCGGCTTCGGCACCTGGGTGATCGCAGGCTCCGGCTGGCAGTACTCGTGGGGCGCCACCGATGACGCCGACTCGATCGCCGCGATCCGGCATGCGATCGGCGCAGGTCTCAATTGGATCGACACCGCACCCGCGTACGGACTCGGCCATGCCGAGGACCTGGTCGGCAGCGCGCTCGCGGACATCCCCGAGGCCGAACGGCCCTACCTGTTCACCAAAACCGGCCTGATCTGGTCGGAAGGCGACGATCGCACCGGCCCGCCGCGCCGGATCATGCGGCCCGACACCGTGCGTGCGGAGCTGGAGGCCTCGCTGCGCCGGCTGCGCGTCGACCACATCGACCTCTATCAGGTGCACTGGCCCGACACCGGCGCGGTGTTCGTCTACGGCGCCGAGGGCGCGGCCGCGGGCCCGGCGACACCGTTGGCGGAGTACTGGCAGGTGATGGCCGACCTGAAGAAGGAAGGCAAGGTGCGCGCGATCGGGCTGTCCAATCACGACGCGGCGCAGCTCGAGGTCGCCGAAAGCATTGCCCACGTCGATGCGATCCAGCCGCCGTTCTCGGCGATCAACCGTTCGGCGGCACCGGAAATCGCCTGGGCACAGCAGCACGGTACCGGCGTGATCGTGTACTCGCCGCTGCAATCGGGGCTGCTCACCGGCGCGTTCACTGCAGAGCGGGCCCGCGCCCTCGGCGCCGACGACTGGCGTTCGTCGCACCCGGACTTCACCACCGGTCTCACCGCGAACCTCGCTCTCGTCGCGGCGCTGCGCCCGATCGCGGCACGGCACGGCGTCGGCGTGGCCGAGGTGGCCCTCGCCTGGGCGACGGCATGGCCGGGCGTGACCGGCGCGATCGTCGGTGCGCGCAACATCGCCCAGATCGACGGCTGGATCGGCGCGCGCGAGCTGACGCTGACCCCCGCAGAGCTCCAGGAAGTCGCCACCGCGATCACCACCACCGGTGCGGGGACCGGCCCCGCACAGGCCTGA
- the hisB gene encoding imidazoleglycerol-phosphate dehydratase HisB, whose product MSRTARVERITKESSIVVELDLDGTGKTEISTGVPFYDHMLTALGAHASFDLTVRAEGDIEIEAHHTVEDTAIVFGQALGKALGDKSGIRRFGDAFIPMDETLAHAAVDVSGRPYCVHTGEPDHLLHAVIPGSPVSGRGTAGAPYSTVLNRHVFESIALNARIALHVRVLYGRDQHHITEAEFKAVARALRAAVELDPRVSGVPSTKGTL is encoded by the coding sequence ATGAGTAGGACAGCGCGGGTGGAGCGGATCACCAAGGAATCCAGCATTGTCGTCGAGCTGGATCTGGACGGAACCGGCAAGACCGAGATCTCCACCGGGGTCCCATTTTACGACCACATGCTGACCGCCCTCGGTGCACATGCCAGCTTCGACCTGACCGTGCGCGCCGAAGGCGACATCGAGATCGAGGCGCATCACACGGTCGAGGACACCGCGATCGTGTTCGGCCAGGCTCTCGGTAAAGCGCTGGGCGACAAATCCGGCATCCGGCGCTTCGGTGATGCGTTCATTCCGATGGACGAGACGCTCGCGCACGCGGCGGTCGATGTGTCGGGACGGCCGTACTGCGTGCACACCGGGGAACCGGATCACCTGCTGCACGCGGTGATTCCCGGCTCGCCGGTGTCGGGCCGCGGCACTGCGGGTGCACCGTACTCCACGGTGCTCAACCGGCACGTCTTCGAGTCGATTGCCCTCAACGCCCGCATCGCGCTGCATGTGCGGGTGCTCTACGGTCGCGACCAGCATCACATCACCGAGGCCGAATTCAAGGCGGTGGCACGGGCTTTGCGCGCCGCCGTCGAACTGGACCCGCGGGTGAGCGGTGTGCCGTCGACGAAGGGGACACTGTGA
- a CDS encoding DUF2786 domain-containing protein, whose translation MGKQNRRRRTGRAARTDGPALDATAVSSDPERIADAITAAAVASAQGNAVAVQRFIEQLAGSGPLTYELADGVRLAGQRVVDRVFQYGWLPMDVHQVARRRVDEFAVGYLTDVMAAHLAPFAPELVDETWRAQLDELAARTWWAGAQPHLIQWATRQLLSNTEAVTTVVAALALLVGLPKLELIRPLPGSANVHPATHHGVDEKVLGRVRGLLAKAESTSFPEEAETLSAKAQELMTKYALDRVLVGADTAVPDLPGARRIWLDTPYVEAKALLVEVVTRANRCRAIFVAAWEFMTVVGDDSDLDAVELLTTSLLVQATRAMIATGNQTIRSDESRSRAFRKAFLTAYATRIGERLAAANESTIAESTNPARLLPVLASRQRTVDEAFDTLYPAVRSRGITIRSAEGWEAGLEAADRARFQGHSAKR comes from the coding sequence ATGGGCAAACAGAATCGGCGACGCCGAACCGGGCGGGCGGCGCGTACCGACGGTCCGGCGCTGGACGCCACCGCAGTGTCATCGGATCCAGAGCGGATCGCCGACGCGATCACGGCGGCGGCCGTGGCGTCGGCGCAAGGTAATGCTGTTGCGGTGCAGCGCTTCATCGAACAGCTTGCCGGCTCCGGTCCGCTGACGTATGAGCTGGCGGACGGCGTGCGACTGGCTGGTCAGCGCGTCGTTGATCGGGTCTTCCAATACGGCTGGCTGCCGATGGACGTCCATCAGGTGGCCCGTCGGCGCGTCGACGAGTTCGCGGTCGGCTATCTCACCGACGTGATGGCCGCCCACCTCGCGCCTTTCGCGCCCGAGCTGGTGGATGAGACCTGGCGCGCCCAGCTCGACGAGCTGGCGGCCCGCACGTGGTGGGCGGGAGCGCAACCGCATCTCATCCAGTGGGCGACCCGTCAACTGCTGAGCAACACCGAAGCGGTGACGACTGTCGTGGCGGCGCTCGCGCTGCTGGTCGGGCTGCCGAAGTTGGAACTGATTCGGCCGTTGCCCGGCTCGGCGAATGTGCACCCGGCCACGCACCACGGCGTCGACGAGAAGGTGCTCGGCCGCGTCCGCGGCCTGCTCGCGAAGGCGGAGTCGACCTCGTTCCCCGAGGAGGCCGAGACCCTGTCGGCCAAGGCTCAGGAGCTGATGACCAAATATGCCCTCGACCGCGTGCTCGTCGGTGCGGACACCGCTGTGCCCGATCTGCCCGGTGCCCGCAGGATCTGGCTGGACACCCCCTATGTGGAAGCCAAGGCGCTGCTCGTCGAGGTGGTCACCCGAGCCAACCGCTGCCGCGCGATCTTCGTCGCGGCGTGGGAGTTCATGACCGTGGTGGGCGACGACAGCGATCTGGACGCCGTCGAACTGCTGACGACGTCCCTGCTCGTACAGGCGACCAGGGCGATGATCGCCACCGGTAACCAGACCATTCGCAGCGACGAGTCGCGGTCGCGTGCCTTCCGCAAGGCGTTCCTCACCGCGTACGCCACTCGGATCGGTGAACGACTCGCGGCGGCGAACGAGAGCACGATCGCCGAATCCACCAACCCCGCACGGCTGCTGCCGGTGCTCGCCTCCCGTCAGCGGACCGTGGACGAGGCTTTCGACACCCTCTATCCCGCGGTGCGCAGCCGTGGCATCACGATCCGCAGTGCCGAGGGATGGGAAGCGGGGCTCGAGGCTGCCGACCGGGCCCGGTTCCAAGGCCACTCCGCGAAGCGCTAA